One genomic region from Reichenbachiella ulvae encodes:
- a CDS encoding S9 family peptidase translates to MNLKQFLTLLLLFAATQLWAQKKITVEDFTEKGTFRQENLASLNWMNNGQYYTALEGNQILRYNVTTGSSDSVIVDGNALNLSISDYNFSEDESKILILTDKKSIYRRSYTAEYYVYTFKGEELKKLSDGGRQSYATFSPDNSMVAFVRDNNLFYVKLVNMAEYAVTTDGKFGSIINGSTDWVYEEELYLTKAFNWSPDSKKLSFFKFDESKVKEYNLQYWDNGSIYPRDYRYKYPKAGEDNAVVEVYIHHLDKNENVKVKTGEETDVYFPKMQWTKDANTLSLMKLNRLQNRLDIYHVNAKTGGMVLILTDKSKTYLDVTYAHELIYLNNGTQFLYSTEREGYKHYYLHRIDGQLNNAVTKGNWEAEEFVGLDQSGRTPVLYYISTEGSSLERHFYRVDLKGKGKMKLSTKAGINSVDMSKDFKYYISFNHSAGQPREISLVSTKKNETVKVLKDNAKLKETIKEFGLSEKIFFQITGADSKQLNAFMLQPTDMDSTKQYPLLIYQYSGPGSQNVKNGWSGSHYYYHQMLAQNGYIVVYVDSRGTGGRGEKFKKMTYMDLGKLEVQDLIASAKSLGKLDFVDADRIGIWGWSYGGHMSSLSIMKGGDVFKAAVAVAPVTNWRFYDTIYTERYMRTPQENPEGYDSNSPNTYASQLKGNFLLIHGTGDDNVHFQNAVTLQESLIQSNKQFDSFYYPDKAHSLYGGKTRTHLYSMMASWIMENL, encoded by the coding sequence ATGTGACCACTGGCAGTTCAGATTCTGTCATCGTGGATGGAAATGCGCTAAACTTGAGTATCTCGGATTATAATTTTAGTGAGGATGAATCTAAAATTTTGATCCTGACGGATAAAAAGAGCATCTATCGCCGTTCTTATACAGCCGAGTATTATGTCTACACCTTCAAAGGCGAGGAGCTGAAGAAATTATCAGATGGCGGTCGTCAGTCTTATGCAACTTTCTCTCCAGACAATTCGATGGTAGCTTTCGTTCGTGACAACAATCTATTTTATGTCAAGCTGGTAAATATGGCAGAATATGCTGTGACCACAGATGGCAAATTCGGCAGCATCATCAACGGTAGCACCGATTGGGTTTATGAAGAGGAGCTTTATCTGACTAAGGCCTTCAACTGGTCGCCTGATAGCAAGAAGTTGTCTTTCTTCAAATTTGACGAAAGTAAGGTGAAGGAATACAACCTGCAGTACTGGGACAATGGGTCGATCTATCCAAGAGACTATCGCTACAAGTACCCAAAGGCTGGTGAGGACAATGCCGTCGTAGAGGTGTACATCCATCACCTGGACAAGAATGAAAATGTGAAAGTGAAAACAGGAGAGGAAACAGATGTTTACTTCCCTAAGATGCAATGGACGAAAGATGCCAACACGCTTTCGCTGATGAAGCTAAATCGTCTGCAAAATCGACTGGACATCTATCATGTCAATGCGAAAACGGGAGGAATGGTTTTGATATTGACAGACAAGTCTAAGACCTATCTGGACGTGACCTATGCACACGAATTGATCTATCTCAACAACGGTACGCAGTTTTTGTACTCGACGGAGAGAGAGGGGTACAAGCATTACTACCTGCACCGAATCGATGGCCAACTCAACAATGCCGTGACTAAAGGCAATTGGGAGGCTGAAGAGTTTGTGGGTCTGGATCAGAGTGGTCGTACTCCTGTGTTGTATTACATTTCTACGGAGGGGTCTAGTCTGGAAAGACACTTCTATCGTGTAGATCTGAAAGGAAAAGGAAAAATGAAACTGAGTACCAAAGCAGGTATCAACTCAGTGGATATGAGTAAGGATTTCAAATACTACATTTCATTCAATCATTCTGCTGGTCAGCCCAGGGAGATCTCTTTGGTCTCAACCAAAAAGAACGAAACAGTAAAAGTCCTGAAGGACAATGCCAAGTTGAAAGAGACGATCAAAGAGTTTGGCTTGAGCGAAAAAATCTTCTTCCAGATCACTGGAGCTGATAGCAAGCAATTGAATGCATTTATGCTGCAGCCTACAGACATGGACAGCACAAAGCAGTATCCACTGTTGATCTATCAGTACAGCGGACCAGGATCACAAAACGTAAAGAATGGTTGGTCGGGTAGTCACTATTATTACCACCAGATGCTGGCTCAAAATGGATACATCGTAGTGTATGTCGATTCGAGAGGTACCGGAGGCCGTGGAGAGAAATTCAAGAAAATGACTTACATGGATTTGGGCAAGTTGGAAGTTCAGGATTTGATCGCCAGTGCCAAGTCACTGGGTAAGTTGGATTTTGTGGATGCAGATAGAATTGGAATCTGGGGATGGAGCTACGGCGGACATATGTCCTCTCTTTCGATCATGAAGGGTGGTGATGTGTTCAAAGCAGCCGTGGCAGTCGCACCGGTGACCAATTGGAGATTTTATGATACAATCTATACGGAACGTTACATGAGGACTCCACAAGAGAATCCAGAGGGATACGACAGCAACTCTCCGAATACCTATGCCAGTCAGCTGAAAGGCAACTTCCTACTGATCCATGGCACTGGAGATGACAATGTTCATTTTCAGAATGCGGTGACACTTCAGGAGAGTCTGATTCAGTCCAACAAGCAGTTTGATTCCTTCTATTATCCAGATAAGGCACATAGTCTCTATGGTGGAAAAACCCGCACGCATCTTTATTCCATGATGGCGAGTTGGATCATGGAGAATTTGTAA